In Burkholderia sp. WP9, a genomic segment contains:
- the hscA gene encoding Fe-S protein assembly chaperone HscA: MALLQISEPGMAPAPHQRRLAVGIDLGTTNSLVAAVRSGVPDVLPDEDGHALLPSVVRYLEKGGRRIGRTAKAEAASDPRNTIVSVKRFMGRGKAEVEGAENAPYDFVDAPGMVQIRTVDGVKSPVEVSAEILATLRQRAEDTLGDELVGAVITVPAYFDEAQRQATKDAARLAGLNVLRLLNEPTAAAIAYGLDNGSEGLYAVYDLGGGTFDLSILKLTKGVFEVLAAGGDSALGGDDFDHALYRYVLEQVGIAPQTLAPEDVRLLLDSVRVAKEALSDAPDAKLQVTLSNGTRIDLTIAEATFEAITQALVQRTLGPTKKALRDAKVTTQDIKGVVLVGGATRMPVIRRAVESFFGQPPLINLDPDQVVALGAAIQADLLAGNRGADGDEWLLLDVIPLSLGVETMGGLTEKIIPRNSTIPVARAQDFTTFKDGQTAMAIHVVQGERELVSDCRSLARFELRGIPPMAAGAARIRVTYQVDADGLLSVFAREQGSGVEASVVVKPSYGLADDDIAKMLEESFSTAEVDMRARALREAQVEARRLVEATDAALAADAELLDDSERAELDTLLDALRNVAQSDDVDAIEAATKALAEGTDEFAARRMNKGIRRALAGRKLDEI, translated from the coding sequence ATGGCCTTACTGCAAATCTCCGAACCCGGCATGGCGCCGGCACCCCACCAGCGGCGTCTGGCGGTCGGCATCGATCTCGGCACCACCAATTCCCTCGTCGCCGCCGTGCGCAGCGGCGTGCCCGACGTGCTGCCCGACGAAGACGGCCATGCGCTGCTGCCGTCGGTGGTGCGCTACCTGGAAAAGGGCGGCCGCCGCATCGGCCGTACGGCCAAGGCCGAGGCGGCGAGCGATCCGCGCAACACCATCGTTTCGGTCAAGCGGTTCATGGGCCGTGGCAAGGCGGAAGTGGAAGGCGCCGAAAACGCGCCGTACGATTTCGTCGACGCACCCGGCATGGTGCAGATCCGCACCGTGGACGGCGTGAAGAGCCCCGTCGAAGTGTCGGCCGAAATTCTCGCGACGCTGCGTCAGCGCGCCGAGGACACGCTCGGCGATGAACTCGTCGGCGCGGTCATCACGGTGCCGGCTTACTTCGACGAAGCCCAGCGTCAGGCGACCAAAGACGCCGCGCGTCTGGCCGGCCTGAATGTGCTGCGCCTGCTGAACGAACCGACCGCGGCCGCGATTGCCTACGGCCTCGATAACGGTTCCGAGGGGCTGTACGCCGTGTACGACCTGGGCGGCGGCACCTTCGACCTGTCGATTCTCAAGCTCACCAAAGGCGTGTTCGAAGTGCTCGCGGCGGGCGGCGACTCCGCACTCGGCGGCGACGATTTCGATCACGCCTTGTATCGTTACGTGCTGGAGCAGGTGGGCATCGCGCCGCAAACGCTCGCACCCGAAGACGTCCGCCTTCTGCTTGACAGCGTGCGTGTGGCCAAGGAGGCGCTGTCGGATGCGCCGGATGCGAAGCTACAGGTCACGCTCTCGAACGGCACCCGGATCGATCTGACGATCGCTGAGGCCACTTTCGAGGCCATCACGCAGGCGTTGGTTCAGCGCACGCTCGGCCCGACGAAAAAGGCGCTGCGCGACGCCAAGGTCACGACGCAAGACATCAAGGGCGTGGTGCTGGTCGGCGGCGCGACGCGCATGCCGGTGATCCGACGCGCGGTCGAGTCGTTCTTCGGCCAGCCGCCGCTGATCAATCTCGATCCGGATCAGGTGGTCGCGCTCGGCGCGGCGATCCAGGCCGATCTGCTCGCGGGCAACCGCGGCGCGGACGGCGACGAGTGGCTCCTGCTCGACGTGATTCCGCTGTCGCTCGGCGTCGAGACGATGGGCGGTCTGACCGAGAAGATCATCCCGCGCAATTCGACGATTCCGGTCGCGCGCGCGCAGGACTTCACGACCTTCAAGGACGGCCAGACGGCCATGGCGATCCACGTCGTGCAGGGCGAGCGCGAACTCGTCAGCGACTGCCGCTCGCTCGCGCGTTTCGAGCTGCGCGGCATTCCGCCGATGGCCGCGGGCGCCGCGCGCATTCGCGTGACCTACCAGGTGGACGCCGACGGCCTGCTGTCCGTGTTCGCACGTGAGCAGGGCTCGGGGGTGGAAGCGTCGGTGGTAGTCAAGCCGTCCTACGGTCTCGCCGACGACGACATCGCGAAAATGCTCGAAGAGAGCTTCTCGACCGCCGAGGTCGACATGCGGGCACGGGCGCTGCGCGAAGCGCAAGTCGAAGCGCGGCGTCTCGTGGAAGCCACCGACGCGGCGCTCGCCGCCGACGCGGAGCTCCTCGACGACAGCGAGCGCGCCGAACTCGACACGCTGCTCGATGCATTGCGCAATGTCGCGCAGAGCGACGACGTGGATGCAATCGAAGCCGCCACGAAAGCCCTCGCTGAAGGCACCGACGAATTCGCCGCCCGCCGCATGAACAAGGGCATTCGCCGCGCGCTTGCCGGCCGCAAGCTCGACGAGATCTGA
- a CDS encoding (Fe-S)-binding protein yields MRVGLFVTCLIDLMRPEIGFSVIKLIEAAGFEVMVPPAQTCCGQPAYNSGERRIARDLAEKTLREFEQFDYVVVPSGSCGGMIRAHYGDLFADDPELMNRFGRLRAKVFELTDFLVNVAKVQLQPGEFAGRVTYHDSCSGLRELGVKAQPRALLAQVGVTVSEMKDCEHCCGFGGTFALKYGDISTAIVDEKCANIRASETGTVVLGDLGCMLNIEGRLRRTGDVTTRVLHIAQVLAGDV; encoded by the coding sequence ATGCGAGTCGGATTGTTCGTTACCTGCCTGATCGACCTGATGCGTCCCGAGATCGGGTTTTCGGTCATCAAGCTGATCGAAGCCGCGGGTTTCGAGGTGATGGTGCCACCTGCCCAAACCTGTTGCGGGCAGCCGGCCTACAACTCAGGGGAACGGCGCATCGCGCGCGATCTGGCCGAGAAAACGCTGCGCGAGTTCGAACAGTTCGATTACGTCGTGGTGCCGTCCGGTTCGTGCGGCGGCATGATCCGCGCGCATTACGGCGACCTTTTCGCCGACGATCCCGAACTGATGAACCGCTTCGGCCGCCTGCGCGCCAAAGTGTTCGAACTGACCGACTTCCTCGTGAATGTGGCCAAAGTGCAGTTGCAGCCGGGTGAGTTCGCGGGTCGCGTCACGTATCACGATTCCTGCTCAGGGTTGCGCGAATTAGGCGTGAAAGCGCAGCCCCGCGCGCTGTTGGCGCAGGTCGGCGTGACGGTGAGCGAGATGAAGGACTGCGAGCATTGCTGTGGCTTCGGCGGCACGTTCGCGCTCAAGTACGGCGATATTTCCACGGCGATCGTCGACGAAAAATGCGCGAACATCCGGGCGAGCGAAACCGGCACGGTGGTGCTCGGCGACCTGGGCTGCATGCTGAATATCGAAGGCCGTTTGCGGCGTACCGGCGACGTCACCACGCGGGTGCTGCACATCGCCCAGGTCCTGGCCGGCGACGTGTAA
- a CDS encoding lactate utilization protein B encodes MQVQSMQFKARAGQKLADQRLQQNLTKLSTKFVTARASAMTEIDFPATRVALKERRNRALDNLDVWLETFEREAARRGVTVLFAETTQEAARLVGDIARRHAVKKVIKTKSMVTEEMRLNEVLGQMGVQSIETDLGEYILQINDNEPPSHIIAPVVHKDKDEIAELFAKTHNRPRLTEITDMTREAREILRPHFMTADMGVTGGNFVVAETGSVALVTNEGNEGMCTVMPRVHVAVTGIEKVLPTLEDLATAMRLLPRSATGQATSNYFSVLTGPRGEGDQDGPEHMYVVLVDGGRTGLIGGDFQEMLRCIRCGACMNHCPVYQKVGGHAYGWVYPGPMGSVLTPSYVGIDKALDLPQAATLCGECNSVCPVGIPLSDLLRKLREKQVERRLRPWKERVGLAVWGFLALHPDAYALFTKLAVRVLERMGGTNRSIARLPLGGAGWTDTRDMPAPVGRTFRELYAAQRSHIG; translated from the coding sequence ATGCAAGTCCAATCCATGCAATTCAAGGCGCGCGCTGGTCAAAAGCTCGCCGATCAGCGCTTGCAGCAGAACCTGACCAAGCTGTCGACCAAATTCGTCACGGCCCGTGCCTCGGCCATGACCGAGATCGACTTTCCGGCCACGCGCGTCGCGCTGAAGGAGCGCCGCAATCGCGCGCTGGACAATCTCGACGTGTGGCTGGAAACCTTCGAGCGCGAGGCGGCCCGGCGTGGTGTGACCGTCCTGTTCGCCGAGACAACCCAGGAGGCAGCGCGGCTCGTCGGCGACATTGCCCGTCGTCACGCGGTAAAGAAGGTGATCAAGACCAAGTCGATGGTCACCGAAGAAATGCGCCTGAACGAAGTGCTCGGGCAAATGGGCGTGCAATCCATCGAAACGGATCTGGGCGAGTACATCCTCCAGATCAACGACAACGAGCCGCCGAGCCACATTATCGCGCCGGTCGTCCACAAAGATAAGGACGAAATCGCCGAGTTGTTCGCAAAGACTCACAACCGGCCGCGCCTGACCGAAATCACCGACATGACGCGCGAAGCGCGCGAGATTCTGCGTCCGCATTTCATGACGGCGGACATGGGTGTGACAGGCGGCAATTTCGTGGTGGCGGAAACCGGCTCGGTCGCGCTGGTCACGAACGAAGGCAATGAAGGCATGTGCACGGTCATGCCACGCGTGCATGTGGCGGTGACCGGAATCGAGAAAGTATTGCCCACGCTCGAGGATCTGGCTACGGCCATGCGTCTGCTGCCGCGCTCGGCGACCGGGCAGGCGACCTCGAACTACTTTTCCGTGTTGACCGGGCCGCGCGGCGAGGGCGATCAGGACGGTCCTGAACATATGTACGTGGTGCTCGTCGACGGCGGGCGCACAGGGCTGATCGGCGGCGACTTCCAGGAAATGTTGAGGTGCATCCGCTGTGGCGCGTGTATGAACCACTGCCCGGTGTACCAGAAGGTGGGCGGCCACGCGTACGGTTGGGTATATCCAGGGCCGATGGGTTCGGTGTTGACCCCAAGCTATGTCGGTATCGACAAGGCATTGGACTTACCGCAGGCCGCGACCTTGTGTGGCGAGTGCAATAGCGTGTGCCCGGTGGGGATCCCGCTATCGGATCTGTTGCGCAAGCTGCGCGAGAAGCAGGTGGAGCGGCGGCTGCGCCCCTGGAAAGAACGCGTGGGGCTCGCCGTGTGGGGTTTTCTGGCGCTGCATCCGGATGCTTATGCGCTCTTTACGAAGCTGGCCGTGCGGGTGCTCGAGCGCATGGGTGGCACGAACCGGTCGATTGCCAGGCTGCCGTTAGGTGGCGCGGGCTGGACCGATACGCGGGATATGCCCGCACCGGTCGGACGGACGTTCAGGGAGTTGTACGCCGCGCAACGCAGTCATATCGGCTGA
- the iscX gene encoding Fe-S cluster assembly protein IscX translates to MKWTDTQDIAMALTDKHQDIDPQQVRFTDLHRWVTELEGFDDDPNRSNEKILEAIQAAWIEDADY, encoded by the coding sequence ATGAAGTGGACCGATACGCAAGACATCGCGATGGCCCTGACTGACAAGCACCAGGACATCGATCCGCAACAGGTGCGCTTCACCGACTTGCACCGTTGGGTTACCGAACTGGAAGGATTCGACGACGATCCTAACCGTTCGAACGAAAAGATCCTCGAGGCGATTCAGGCTGCATGGATTGAAGACGCGGATTACTGA
- a CDS encoding low molecular weight protein-tyrosine-phosphatase, with amino-acid sequence MKTVSICFVCLGNICRSPTAEGVMRHLVSEAKLAERILIDSAGTGDWHIGEPPDERAQHAAGRRGYELAALRGRQIAAADFERFDLLIAMDDKNVAALRQVCAPEQHDKIRLLMEFVPEADVRWGGAREVVDPYFGGAEGFEQVLDQCEAACRGLIAALRPHLLA; translated from the coding sequence ATGAAAACCGTGTCGATCTGCTTTGTCTGCCTCGGCAACATCTGCCGTTCACCGACTGCGGAAGGTGTGATGCGCCATCTGGTGAGCGAGGCGAAGCTCGCGGAGCGCATTCTGATCGATTCCGCAGGCACGGGCGACTGGCACATCGGCGAGCCGCCGGACGAGCGCGCGCAGCACGCGGCCGGCCGGCGCGGGTATGAACTAGCCGCGTTGCGCGGCCGCCAGATCGCCGCTGCGGACTTCGAGCGTTTCGATCTGCTGATCGCAATGGACGATAAAAACGTCGCCGCCCTGCGCCAGGTCTGCGCGCCGGAACAGCACGACAAGATTCGTCTGCTGATGGAGTTCGTCCCCGAGGCGGACGTCCGCTGGGGCGGCGCCCGCGAAGTCGTGGATCCGTATTTCGGCGGCGCGGAAGGTTTCGAGCAGGTGCTGGATCAGTGCGAAGCGGCCTGCCGTGGCCTGATCGCGGCGTTGCGCCCGCATTTGCTGGCTTAA
- a CDS encoding IscS subfamily cysteine desulfurase — protein sequence MNNDTLHLPIYMDYSATTPIDPRVVDKMIPYLREQFGNPASRSHSYGWDAERAVEEARENVAALVNADPREIIWTSGATESDNLAIKGAAHFYKSKGKHIVTVKTEHKAVLDTCRELEREGFEVTYLDVKDDGLIDLEKFKAALRPDTILVSVMSVNNEIGVIQDIEAIGEITREKGIIFHVDAAQATGKIAIDLQKLKVDLMSFSAHKTYGPKGIGALYVRRKPRIRIEAQMHGGGHERGMRSGTLATHQIVGMGEAFRIAREEMATENERIRMLRDRLLRGLSEMEEVYVNGDMEKRVPHNLNISFNFVEGESLIMAVKDVAVSSGSACTSASLEPSYVLRALGRNDELAHSSIRFTVGRFTTEQDVDYVINLLKTKISKLRDLSPLWEMHKDGIDISTIQWAAH from the coding sequence ATGAACAACGACACTCTCCATCTGCCCATCTACATGGACTACAGCGCGACGACGCCGATCGATCCGCGCGTGGTGGACAAGATGATTCCGTATCTGCGCGAGCAGTTCGGCAACCCCGCATCGCGCAGCCACTCGTATGGCTGGGACGCGGAGCGCGCAGTCGAAGAAGCGCGTGAGAATGTCGCCGCGCTGGTGAACGCCGACCCGCGCGAAATCATCTGGACCTCGGGTGCCACGGAGTCGGACAACCTCGCGATCAAGGGTGCCGCGCACTTCTACAAGAGCAAGGGTAAGCACATCGTCACGGTGAAGACCGAGCACAAGGCCGTGCTCGACACCTGCCGCGAACTCGAACGCGAAGGCTTCGAAGTCACGTATCTGGACGTCAAGGACGACGGCCTGATCGACCTCGAGAAATTCAAGGCCGCGCTGCGTCCGGACACGATTCTGGTGTCGGTCATGTCCGTCAATAACGAGATCGGCGTGATTCAGGACATCGAGGCGATCGGCGAGATCACCCGTGAAAAGGGCATTATTTTCCACGTCGACGCCGCGCAAGCCACCGGCAAGATCGCGATCGACCTGCAAAAGCTGAAGGTCGACCTGATGTCGTTCTCGGCGCACAAGACGTACGGACCGAAGGGCATCGGCGCGTTGTACGTGCGCCGCAAGCCGCGCATCCGTATCGAAGCGCAGATGCACGGCGGCGGTCACGAGCGCGGCATGCGCTCGGGCACGCTGGCTACGCACCAGATCGTCGGAATGGGTGAGGCATTCCGTATCGCGCGTGAAGAAATGGCGACGGAGAACGAACGTATCCGCATGTTGCGCGACCGTCTGCTGCGCGGCCTGTCGGAAATGGAAGAGGTATATGTGAATGGCGACATGGAAAAGCGTGTGCCGCACAACCTGAACATCAGCTTCAATTTCGTCGAAGGCGAGTCGCTGATCATGGCGGTGAAAGACGTGGCGGTGTCGTCGGGCTCGGCCTGTACGTCGGCTTCGCTGGAGCCGTCGTACGTGCTGCGCGCGTTGGGCCGTAACGACGAGCTGGCGCATAGCTCGATCCGCTTCACGGTGGGCCGCTTCACGACCGAGCAGGATGTCGATTACGTGATCAACCTGCTGAAGACCAAGATTTCGAAGCTGCGCGACTTGTCGCCGCTGTGGGAAATGCACAAGGACGGGATCGACATTTCGACTATCCAGTGGGCAGCGCACTGA
- the iscU gene encoding Fe-S cluster assembly scaffold IscU, whose amino-acid sequence MAYSDKVLDHYENPRNVGSFAKDDDAVGTGMVGAPACGDVMKLQIRVGADGIIEDAKFKTYGCGSAIASSSLVTEWVKGKTLDQAMSIKNTQIAEELALPPVKIHCSILAEDAIKAAVADYKQRHGEAVVADEKQHA is encoded by the coding sequence ATGGCTTATAGCGACAAGGTTCTGGACCATTACGAAAACCCGCGCAACGTCGGTTCCTTCGCGAAGGACGACGATGCGGTCGGTACCGGCATGGTCGGCGCGCCCGCATGCGGCGACGTCATGAAGCTGCAGATCCGCGTGGGCGCGGACGGCATTATCGAAGACGCGAAGTTCAAGACGTACGGCTGCGGTTCGGCCATCGCGTCGAGCTCGCTCGTGACCGAATGGGTGAAGGGCAAGACGCTCGATCAGGCCATGTCGATCAAGAACACGCAGATCGCCGAAGAACTGGCGCTGCCGCCGGTGAAGATCCACTGCTCGATCCTCGCGGAAGACGCGATCAAGGCAGCGGTCGCCGACTACAAGCAACGTCACGGTGAAGCAGTCGTCGCGGACGAGAAGCAACACGCCTAA
- the hscB gene encoding Fe-S protein assembly co-chaperone HscB, translated as MASLNDSHFDLFDLPAQFALDAAALDHAYRTVQAQVHPDRFAAAGDAQKRIAMQWATRTNEAYQTLRDPLKRATYLLHLRGIDVGAENNTAMEPAFLMQQMEWREGIEDAAAAKNVDALDALLTELRDEERMRFDKLGALLDSGANQAAGEAVRQLMFIERVASEIGTQIERLDS; from the coding sequence ATGGCCTCGCTGAACGACAGCCACTTCGACCTGTTCGACCTGCCGGCGCAATTCGCGCTCGACGCGGCGGCGCTCGATCACGCCTACCGCACGGTCCAGGCGCAAGTGCATCCGGACCGCTTCGCGGCGGCCGGCGACGCGCAAAAGCGCATTGCGATGCAGTGGGCGACGCGCACCAACGAGGCGTATCAGACGCTGCGCGATCCGTTGAAGCGCGCCACTTATCTGCTGCATCTGCGTGGTATCGACGTCGGCGCGGAGAACAATACGGCGATGGAGCCGGCGTTCCTCATGCAGCAAATGGAATGGCGCGAAGGCATCGAAGACGCGGCCGCGGCGAAGAACGTCGACGCGCTCGACGCCTTGCTCACGGAACTGCGCGACGAAGAGCGCATGCGTTTCGACAAGCTAGGCGCGTTGCTCGACAGCGGCGCGAATCAGGCCGCAGGCGAGGCCGTGCGGCAGTTGATGTTCATCGAGCGGGTGGCGTCGGAAATCGGTACGCAGATCGAGCGGCTCGACTCCTAG
- the iscR gene encoding Fe-S cluster assembly transcriptional regulator IscR — protein sequence MRLTTKGRFAVTAMIDLALRQEQGPVTLAGISQRQHISLSYLEQLFGKLRRHEIVESVRGPGGGYNLARRSEDVTVADIIIAVDEPLDATQCGGKGSCEGTKQHDGHCMTHELWSTLNQKMVEYLDSVSLKDLVDQQRSREGAPAVLRDRRNEAPAVEPVRVAPKGPNSVFNMAGS from the coding sequence ATGAGACTCACCACGAAAGGCCGTTTCGCCGTCACGGCGATGATTGACCTGGCACTGCGCCAGGAGCAGGGCCCGGTGACGCTTGCGGGTATCAGCCAGCGCCAACATATCTCCCTGTCGTACCTCGAGCAGCTGTTTGGCAAGCTGCGTCGTCATGAAATCGTCGAGTCCGTGCGCGGACCGGGCGGTGGCTACAATCTGGCCCGCCGCTCTGAAGACGTGACCGTGGCCGACATCATCATCGCGGTCGACGAGCCGCTCGACGCCACCCAGTGCGGCGGCAAAGGCTCCTGCGAGGGTACCAAGCAGCACGACGGCCACTGCATGACGCACGAACTGTGGTCCACGCTGAACCAGAAAATGGTCGAGTACCTCGATTCGGTCTCCCTGAAGGATCTGGTCGACCAGCAGCGTTCGCGCGAAGGCGCGCCGGCCGTATTGCGCGACAGGCGCAACGAGGCGCCGGCGGTCGAACCTGTCCGCGTGGCGCCGAAAGGGCCGAATTCCGTTTTCAACATGGCCGGTTCCTAG
- the fdx gene encoding ISC system 2Fe-2S type ferredoxin translates to MPQIVVLPHVELCPEGAVIDAVPGKSICDSLLEHGIEIEHACEKSCACTTCHVIVREGFAALTPSEEDEDDLLDKAWGLEPTSRLSCQAMVPAEQDLVVEIPRYSINHAKENH, encoded by the coding sequence ATGCCTCAAATCGTTGTGCTGCCTCACGTCGAACTGTGCCCGGAAGGCGCGGTGATCGATGCCGTGCCCGGCAAGAGCATCTGCGACAGCCTGCTCGAGCACGGCATTGAAATCGAGCACGCGTGCGAGAAGTCGTGCGCGTGCACGACCTGCCATGTGATCGTGCGTGAGGGTTTCGCCGCCTTGACGCCATCCGAGGAAGACGAGGACGATCTGTTGGACAAGGCATGGGGGCTCGAACCGACCTCGCGCCTGTCATGCCAGGCCATGGTGCCGGCCGAGCAGGATCTGGTTGTCGAAATCCCTCGCTACTCGATCAATCACGCGAAGGAAAACCACTAA
- the iscA gene encoding iron-sulfur cluster assembly protein IscA, whose product MAITLTEKAAQHVQKYLTRRGKGVGLRVGVRTTGCSGLAYKLEYVDELAPEDEVFDCNGVKIIVDPKSLAYIDGTELDFAREGLNEGFKFNNPNVKDECGCGESFRV is encoded by the coding sequence ATGGCAATTACGTTGACCGAAAAGGCAGCACAGCACGTCCAGAAATATCTGACCCGGCGCGGTAAAGGCGTCGGCTTGCGTGTCGGCGTGCGCACCACCGGTTGCTCCGGCTTGGCCTACAAGCTCGAGTACGTGGATGAACTCGCGCCCGAAGACGAAGTCTTCGATTGCAACGGCGTGAAGATCATTGTCGACCCGAAGAGCCTCGCCTATATCGACGGCACCGAGCTCGACTTCGCACGTGAAGGGCTGAACGAAGGCTTCAAGTTCAACAACCCGAACGTGAAGGACGAATGCGGTTGCGGCGAATCGTTCCGCGTGTAA
- a CDS encoding glycine zipper 2TM domain-containing protein, which translates to MDNPNTQPTTQSQQPTQQRRIHPLVATAAGAVIIASLAATAAVTGLFPKASSNGAQNDQTQAAQVSTQGTQPGVVDSAAPANPTAQQAAQQQVAQQPQPAPAPTPAQQQQYAQQQQARPAPDYAQQQPAQPAYCSTCGTVEAISAVRQEGHGTGIGAVGGAVAGGVVGNQFGSGNGRTAMTVLGALGGGLAGNSVEKHIRSTTSYSVRVRMESGKTRYFTYHEAPPFQQGQRVRVENGTLVAS; encoded by the coding sequence ATGGACAATCCCAACACGCAACCCACCACGCAATCCCAACAGCCTACGCAACAGCGCCGGATACACCCGCTGGTCGCGACCGCTGCCGGTGCGGTGATCATCGCTAGCCTGGCCGCCACGGCGGCCGTTACGGGCCTGTTTCCGAAGGCGTCCAGCAATGGCGCGCAAAACGATCAGACTCAGGCGGCGCAAGTCTCTACGCAAGGCACACAGCCGGGCGTAGTCGATTCGGCAGCGCCCGCCAACCCGACGGCGCAGCAGGCTGCCCAACAGCAGGTGGCTCAGCAACCGCAGCCTGCACCCGCCCCCACGCCCGCCCAGCAGCAGCAATACGCGCAGCAGCAACAGGCTCGACCGGCACCTGATTACGCCCAGCAACAGCCCGCACAACCGGCCTACTGCTCGACATGCGGCACGGTCGAAGCCATCTCGGCGGTACGTCAGGAAGGGCACGGCACCGGCATCGGCGCAGTCGGCGGCGCGGTAGCCGGCGGCGTGGTCGGCAATCAGTTCGGCAGCGGCAACGGCCGCACTGCGATGACCGTTCTCGGTGCGCTCGGCGGCGGCCTTGCCGGCAACTCGGTCGAAAAACATATCCGCAGCACCACGTCGTACTCGGTGCGCGTGCGGATGGAAAGCGGCAAGACGCGTTACTTCACCTACCATGAAGCGCCGCCGTTCCAGCAGGGTCAGCGCGTTCGTGTTGAGAACGGCACACTCGTGGCAAGCTAG
- the lysS gene encoding lysine--tRNA ligase yields the protein MTERREKLRELREQGVAYPNDFRPTHHAEDLQSQYEHADKEALEANPLEVAIAGRMMLKRVMGKASFATVRDGSGQIQFFITPADVGQDTYDAFKKWDMGDIIAARGVLFRTNKGELSVRCTELRLLSKSLRPLPDKFHGLADQEMKYRQRYVDLIVTPETRKTFVARTKAISSIRKFMSDADFMEVETPMLHPIPGGAAAKPFTTHHNALDMQMFLRIAPELYLKRLVVGGFERVFEINRNFRNEGVSVRHNPEFTMIEFYAAYTDYKWLMDFTEQLIRQAAIDALGTATITYQGRELDLAKPFHRLTITQAIQKYAPQYTNEQLADSAFLRTELKKFGVDASQPQFLNAGVGSLQLALFEETAESQLWEPTYIIDYPIEVSPLARASDKVEGITERFELFITGREIANGFSELNDPEDQAARFKKQVDQKDAGDEEAMFYDADYIRALEYGMPPAGGCGIGIDRLVMMLTDSPSIRDVILFPHLRRED from the coding sequence ATGACCGAGCGCCGCGAAAAGCTGCGCGAGTTGCGTGAGCAAGGCGTCGCCTATCCGAACGATTTCCGCCCCACGCACCACGCCGAAGATCTGCAGTCGCAATACGAGCACGCCGACAAGGAAGCGCTCGAAGCGAATCCGCTCGAAGTCGCGATCGCCGGCCGCATGATGCTCAAACGCGTGATGGGCAAGGCAAGCTTCGCGACGGTGCGCGACGGTTCGGGTCAGATCCAGTTCTTCATTACGCCTGCCGACGTTGGCCAGGACACGTACGACGCCTTCAAGAAGTGGGACATGGGCGACATCATCGCAGCGCGCGGCGTGCTGTTCCGCACCAACAAGGGCGAGCTCTCGGTGCGCTGCACGGAACTGCGTCTGCTGTCGAAGTCGCTGCGTCCGCTGCCCGACAAGTTCCACGGTCTGGCCGACCAGGAAATGAAGTATCGCCAGCGCTATGTCGATCTGATCGTCACGCCGGAAACGCGCAAGACGTTCGTCGCGCGCACCAAGGCGATTTCGTCGATCCGCAAGTTCATGTCGGACGCCGACTTCATGGAAGTCGAAACGCCCATGCTGCACCCGATTCCGGGCGGCGCGGCGGCCAAGCCGTTCACCACGCACCACAACGCGCTCGACATGCAGATGTTCCTGCGTATCGCGCCGGAGCTGTATCTGAAGCGCCTCGTGGTCGGCGGCTTCGAGCGTGTGTTCGAGATCAACCGTAACTTCCGCAATGAGGGCGTGTCCGTGCGCCACAATCCGGAATTCACGATGATCGAGTTCTACGCCGCGTACACCGACTACAAGTGGCTGATGGATTTCACCGAGCAGCTGATCCGCCAGGCGGCGATCGACGCGCTGGGCACGGCTACCATCACGTATCAGGGCCGCGAACTCGATCTGGCGAAACCGTTCCATCGCCTCACGATCACGCAAGCAATCCAGAAGTACGCGCCGCAGTACACGAACGAGCAACTCGCCGACAGCGCGTTCCTGCGCACCGAGCTGAAGAAGTTCGGCGTGGATGCGTCGCAGCCGCAGTTCCTGAACGCGGGCGTCGGTTCGCTGCAACTGGCGCTGTTCGAAGAAACCGCCGAGTCGCAATTGTGGGAGCCGACTTACATCATCGATTACCCGATCGAGGTGTCGCCGCTCGCGCGCGCGTCGGACAAGGTTGAAGGCATTACGGAGCGTTTCGAACTGTTCATCACCGGCCGTGAAATCGCCAATGGCTTCTCGGAACTGAACGATCCGGAAGACCAGGCAGCGCGCTTCAAGAAGCAGGTCGACCAGAAAGACGCCGGCGACGAAGAAGCGATGTTCTACGATGCGGACTATATTCGCGCGCTGGAATACGGCATGCCGCCGGCCGGCGGTTGCGGCATCGGTATCGACCGCCTGGTCATGATGCTGACCGACAGCCCGAGCATCCGCGACGTGATTCTGTTCCCGCATCTGCGCCGCGAAGACTGA